The Juglans microcarpa x Juglans regia isolate MS1-56 chromosome 2S, Jm3101_v1.0, whole genome shotgun sequence genome has a window encoding:
- the LOC121253479 gene encoding protein FAR1-RELATED SEQUENCE 6-like — protein MKAAIALLFPDTRHRYCLWHIMRKLPEKLGSHATFKAGLKTAIQSAQYDSQTCDEFEEKWGQLIHKYELGENAWLQGLYNERSFWVPVYLKGVFWADISTTQRSESLNTFFDGFVHSGMMLKEFVNQFDNVLRKKVEVETTTDFNSSNQTIPCSSTFRIENKEGCISTYNVLDEITTDDDHVKSIKYTVYFNDEEIDLKCTCAMFEMRWIVFRHALNICQMNKIYALLEKYLLDRWRKDLKRRYTVVKSNYDDLRQNADSWRYEFVVKRCVKLATCVSSSDAHVIAFMCHLDEFENQFKGLTLESSSTKVTEIVITDKGKKILSPHVVRGKGRPPTKRKVPPVGKAAIKRKKKHTRKKIFDDTNQDCEVSEAPENVEASTLSVASIGGLGQYLICSSNCKVGK, from the exons ATGAAGGCTGCTATTGCGTTGCTATTCCCAGACACACGCCATAGATATTGTTTATGGCATATAATGCGAAAACTGCCTGAGAAATTGGGATCTCACGCTACCTTCAAAGCAGGGTTGAAGACTGCTATTCAGAGTGCCCAATATGATTCACAGACATGTGATGAGTTTGAGGAGAAGTGGGGGCAACTTATTCATAAATATGAACTAGGTGAAAATGCATGGCTGCAAGGGTTGTATAACGAGAGATCGTTTTGGGTACCGGTGTACCTTAAAGGAGTTTTTTGGGCTGACATAAGCACAACACAGCGTTCTGAAAGCCTGAATACTTTCTTTGATGGGTTTGTGCATTCTGGTATGATGTTGAAAGAATTCGTCAATCAATTTGACAATGTGCTTAGGAAGAAGGTGGAGGTCGAGACGACAACTGATTTCAATTCCTCCAACCAAACCATCCCATGTTCATCTACGTTTCGCATTGAAAA TAAGGAGGGTTGCATTTCCACCTACAATGTTTTAGATGAAATAACGACAGATGATGACCATGTTAAGAGTATAAAGTACACAGTTTACTTTAACGATGAGGAGATTGATCTGAAATGCACATGTGCAatgtttgagatgagatggattgtcTTTAGGCATGCATTGAACATTTGTCAGATGAATAAGATTTATGCACTACTAGAGAAGTACTTGTTGGATCGATGGAGAAAGGACTTAAAGAGGAGATACACAGTGGTAAAAAGTAACTACGATGACTTACGACAAAATGCGGATTCATGGAGGTATGAGTTTGTGGTGAAACGATGTGTGAAATTAGCTACCTGTGTATCGTCGAGTGATGCTCATGTTATTGCATTCATGTGCCACTTGGATGAGTTTGAGAATCAATTTAAAGGATTAACACTTGAGTCCAGCTCAACGAAGGTAACAGAGATTGTGATCACGGACAAGGGcaagaaaatattaagcccaCACGTTGTCAGAGGGAAAGGGAGGCCgccaacaaaaagaaaggttCCGCCTGTTGGGAAGGCTGCGATCAAGCGAAAGAAGAAACAT ACAcgcaaaaaaatatttgatgataCGAACCAGGATTGTGAGGTGTCAGAAGCTCCAGAAAATGTTgaa GCATCAACATTATCAGTGGCATCTATTGGAGGACTAGGTCAGTATCTTATATGTTCCTCCAATTGTAAGGTTGGGAAATGA